The window NNNNNNNNNNNNNNNNNNNNNNNNNNNNNNNNNNNNNNNNNNNNNNNNNNNNNNNNNNNNNNNNNNNNNNNNNNNNNNNNNNNNNNNNNNNNNNNNNNNNNNNNNNNNNNNNNNNNNNNNNNNNNNNNNNNNNNNNNNNNNNNNNNNNNNNNNNNNNNNNNNNNNNNNNNNNNNNNNNNNNNNNNNNNNNNNNNNNNNNNNNNNNNNNNNNNNNNNNNNNNNNNNNNNNNNNNNNTTTAGCATTTATATAGAAAGTGTTAAGTAGAAacgaaatgtaaaaaaaaaaaaaaaaaaaactaacgAATAGTGCTCACTCATGTGTGTTCGcgtatttttacattaactCGTTTATGTGTTCAATCAAAAGGGgtaaggaaaataaaacgttAGAACTTTGCCTGGACCACAGGTATGTTTTAAAACCTGTTTGTGGCTTCCCATTCTGCTTCCCTTTACCAATTTGATGAGCATTTAAAGAGGACTCAGTTGActatacatgtgtgtatgcctTTTGCGCTTGGCGCCACTTCGTATGATAGTAAAGATATCTATTTTGTGGAGTAGCGAGGGTAAAAACCACGTCTTCACACCTTTGTagaggttcttttttttttgaaaacatGGCAGACAAAGTGGAACTTGAGAGGAGGGGTCCACCTTCTTTCTGCCTGTGCTCTTTTCCCCCAATGGTTAATCATTAAAGAGGAGCAGCTGTGTGAACATACAGAGTGTTTAACCTTAAAGCATATTACCCCGATCGGAATGGTACCTAATGGCACCTTAGTTCCGGGGAAACACTAAAAGAATCGCTACCCCCATATGGCGTATCGTTAACCCTattccttcttcatcatttgtAATAGGCAAGAACAGATGCCATGCACTACCTGCCGCAGAGGAGCAGCTGCTTAGCTAAGTTATTTCTTTTGGACACTCTTCCCTCGtcgaaatgataaaaataggGGCTTGTCCGTGCATCTAACCATAGGGTAGGCATTATCATGTTGTAATGTCTGGGGACTGAAGATTGGCCCCCTGCGTATGAGTACGCCCTGCGGTTTGGtagttccattttgtttacttATCGGGAGCTAACCAAACTTAATTATGCAACTACTAGCAAAGAGGGGTCTCCAACTTGGGTGGTATTCCTCATGCACTCCGTCATATTTGTGACTCTGCTGGTTAAAGGGGTTAATCGTAGGAGTTGCGTTTTACAACCTTAGTGGATTCTTCAATTGGGActttaaaaaagtagaagTCAACTCTGGAAAATAAGTAGTATGCACTACTATGCTTCGTTACAGCAGTGCATGGAAATGAGCGGTGGATAGCGAGTCAGTCGATTGGTCTGACTGTTACGTTTGAAATGTGTGTGCCATGGGGTAAAATCATGTGGCGGTAAATATTGAGAAAAGGTCAGACATATATTGATACTAAATGACGCGGAAAAATGCACACTGCCGCGCTAGGCGAAGGCACCAAAGGGTTGCTCATCCTTTTGGAGGTATGCTTTTGATGGGGTGGTTCGGCGGTGGGTACCTCATCACACAGGATGTACAAAAGCATACACGTGGAGGAAGGGGCATTTCGGGAAGAGATAGACCTATAGTCAGGGTGCACCTTTGGCTCACCGGCTAATTGTGGAACCAATTCAGGTGGTCTATCATCATATCCTCGGTGTGGAGAGGCAATTTTGTGCAACTTTTTCAACCACATTGATATCATACACAACGAATTAGTAGCACTTGTGTAGAAAGGGATCAGGTGGCAAGCCATCGAAATGAAggataataaaaaggggagagaatGGAGGTTTTCCTGTTCAAGGTGAACATACCTAATTGGACAaatgcgttaaaaaaaaaaggcaaagaattaaattttaaaaaaagtttcgacacgtaaaaaaaaaagaaaccaaaTAATCATGAGTTTGTTAAGTgacaaaagaaaagaattgcatgtgtgtgtggtgCTTCTCAACGAGGCTCACCAGTGTCGCCTATGCCGTTTTGGTAATGCAGATGCACTGTTTCACTAGAGATGTAGTTCTACTTGATCAAGGGGGTCAGAAAGGAATGAAAGCGTCCTCCccaaatgaaggaaataTGAGGTCAGTCACTTCCATATGCATCTATccagtgagaaaaaaaaaaaaaaaaaactttagaTGATCTCAAACTAAAGGGTGAGTGGCGCCATTCATTtggacccttttttttttagaccCCTAATGATATAGATATAAATGACTTTCCCTAAATTTCTCAAAAACGCTCTTCATGCGATCCAGTTTTATTAATTTGTATATGAAGTAAATTCCATTTGTAAAGAAAGTTCCATAGGATAGGAAGGCTATGATTACAGACATGATGAAACCAGGGGCGAGGAGAGTTGTTGCAGTTGTGATAGATATTatagataaaaagaaaataactgAGCTAActaaaatgggagaaaataatttcaacgattttttaatgtaaatcattttttgtaattttctatCCGATCCAATAATTCCCGtatgattatttatttccattttcatcAGTCGCAAGAGCTCGACCTCCACCTTAGCGTCTAATTTTCTTAACTTTCTTTTAAGCTTGGACTTATGTTTCTTTCTTAAGAGCATTTCGCCTTTGTAAAACTCAGTGAGGGGGTTCTCTTCGAACGAGTTCTTCGCTATGAGTTCGTTATGGCACCATGGCATGGAGTCCCTTCTGTGGACACCCCTGTGATGTAAATGATCCAGCCCATTTTGCGAGTAGTCATCTAAAGTGAAGGAGGAGTCATATGGATTTTCGGATAAGATGCTCTCTTCTGATCTGTACGACAAGCTTTCCATGCtatctttaaattttcctgagccaattttttcctccatgcAATCGTGGTGTGGTAGCGCACCAATCTGGTTTACGAAGTAGCCATCATTCACCAATTCGAGTAACCGTTTTCCGAAAGTTTTGTCATCTTCCTGAAGCAGATCgatgatttttcttttcacggTGCCATAATGATCCTGCTCCTCCGCGTCTAGTTCGCTCCACAGCTGCCTTGCGAGTGGCCTTTCGAGTGGCCTTCCGAGTTGCCCTCCAATTTTCGCTCCTTCCGCGTTGCTACTAAGCAGGCATATTTGTCCGTTGCACGACTGGCTAAGGTTACtctaaaaagggaagacaAAATGAGGGGGGGGCACTCAAAATGTATCCATTTATTTCTACCCatttgttgtaaaaaaataaaattcctttAAAGGAATATAAAGCTGTTTAAGGGTGAACGTAGTTGTGTGGAAAggttcttttaattttactttttctttttatttcttttttttttgtcctacCTGGAAGGAAGAGTTGCTTGCGAATGTTAGAAGTGCGAAGGTAATGGTTTTAATAAGGGGTGGCAAAATGGTGCCTTTCCTTCGACTCATGTTGACCTGCTTGGAACTATCGAATGGGTAAGGCTCAGaagtaattttaaaaatgacgtgattattttttctatttagtGCTAAGCAGTTGTTGAGGCTGCAGCAGTTGTCGCGGTTACTCTTTTGTCGCAATGGGGAGATGGTCTTTTTCGAAagggttttattttttgctatcAGATGGGCACGTATTTGCAAATAATACTAATTGtcgagcaaaaaaaaaatgacaaaaatggagttaaaaaaaagacatgcTGAAGAAAGAGAGGGTACGGCAAAAATACCGTTTCGTAGaataattcaaaatgaaaaaagtagTATCACAAATTAGAAATATAGCGGGAGGAATGAACCCATTATTTTTGTCAAGCCAGACAagttcccaaaaaaaaatatttaaaaagtaagaaaaaaaaaaaagaccaaatAAATAACCAATAAATACGTGACCAGTAAAACTCTGTATacaattttctaattttttctgcgttTCGCGTAGTGGTCCATGCGTAGATTAGGTCGAATTGCCGATTTTATTTACGCACCGGAggacaaaaaatgtactaaCAGAAAGAGAGAGGTGACATCCTGaatgcaacattttttttttttaccctaaCATAACATGTCGTGCAAATaggaagaattaaaaataaaaataggttaaccaattttgctttgctttctCTCACGTGggataaatttaaatgcttttttttttttttttctccttttttcttttttacagtTGAGCGACGCGGCACATTTGCGAAGGATTTATTCTTTAAGAAAATTGGCAACgtaatttgttcttccgTTGCTTTGTCTGCATGTGCGTTTTTTATGCGGCGAGTGAGAAGGAGCAATTTAGAAAACATtaattggagaaaaaaaaaatgttaaaaaataaaattctcaGCAATGCCAATGTGTTTCTATGGACACTTTTATATAAACTGGacggtaaaaataaatagtgtTTACCTTTTGGAGTTTTATAAAAggaggcaaaataaaaacattttgttgttcttccttCGAGTAGGATTATTTCGCTGCATTAAACAAACGCGGTCTCTTCTGTGAAaggtatataattttttttgcttaaaaaaggggtgataCGTTTTGCGTGGCCCATGTGGTCTGTATTGGTCTCATTTTCGTGCGCTCCTTTATgagcagaaaaggaaaaataattttgtttatgtcATTTGGCAATGGTGCAGTTGAGTTATCTCATCCCATGGATGGTACCCCTCGCGAGGGTTTGTTGTTAAAATGAGCAGAAGTTTTCCCATTGTGTGCCTCCGTAACGCTGAGCTGGTTATACCAATTATCAGGGTtgcattgtaaaaaatgtgtcgATGGTTATGCTCACGCAGGGTGGTGATCTCTTCTCATTTATAGTTATCGAATAATTTGCATACTTTCTCAATCTGCCTTCTTGAATAATATATGCAAGGAGTGTAGGTTCGCAAAAGTTGCTTCTATTATGGATTAGCAAAGGTATTTATGTAGTGGCAATGCTGCATTTGTTGGTAGGCGTGAGCTACACTGAATTGTGCTCAGCTAGTGTGCTTCATGGAGCGGTTGTCTGTAGGGGAAAACATCAAGGCATAGAAATGGTCCACTAGATTTAGTCCTCAGGGGGGTGTTCCTACCTGGGAATGGAGAAATTATGTCAGCTCATAAATTTTTCCATAGCGCCtaatttgttaataaaatgtaCCTCTTTAAAGTATGCTAAGTGGCATGGGGGGGAAACtatccccccctccccctatGTGATGCAAAACGGTTTAGACTCAGTGCATTGAAAATTTCCCTGTGTAAGTTATCAATTGGGTGGACTCTGCAACTTTGATTCGGCAGGGCAGCAGCGAGTTTTTTTACGCACCTCCTATTTTTGCCCAGCACATATGGGggtataatatattattcctGCAAATGGGGCATGCTACTCTTTCGTGAAGACCTGTCGCATATTTTGACTTAACTTTGCAATTTGTATGATCCCTTTTGAGCACATCAAATTAAGGTCTAACTATTTCGTGGCGATGTTGTAGTTtacaaaggagaaataaaacatcaatacaaaaaaagattCATATGTAGataatcata of the Plasmodium cynomolgi strain B DNA, chromosome 7, whole genome shotgun sequence genome contains:
- a CDS encoding hypothetical protein (putative); this encodes MSRRKGTILPPLIKTITFALLTFASNSSFQSNLSQSCNGQICLLSSNAEGAKIGGQLGRPLERPLARQLWSELDAEEQDHYGTVKRKIIDLLQEDDKTFGKRLLELVNDGYFVNQIGALPHHDCMEEKIGSGKFKDSMESLSYRSEESILSENPYDSSFTLDDYSQNGLDHLHHRGVHRRDSMPWCHNELIAKNSFEENPLTEFYKGEMLLRKKHKSKLKRKLRKLDAKVEVELLRLMKMEINNHTGIIGSDRKLQKMIYIKKSLKLFSPILVSSVIFFLSIISITTATTLLAPGFIMSVIIAFLSYGTFFTNGIYFIYKLIKLDRMKSVFEKFRESHLYLYH